In bacterium, the genomic window GGTCGGGGTCGCCATCGATAAGAACCAGCCGGAATTCCTCGCTTGGGCACGCGCGGTGGAGAAGGCGATCCATCCTCAGCTCGTGGCGTCCGAGCAGAAGGTGATCGACACCATGAAGTAGTGCGGCTTTACGTCGCCCACGACAGGCGGCGCAGCCCGGCAATGACGGGGCCGCGTTGCCGGCCTTCGCAGTGAGGTAGGGCTCCCACGGTCATAGACCTTGATTTCACCCCGGTCTTGGACAGCGCCTGGTTCCTACTCGGCGGGTTGGAGCTGACGCTCGCGCTCTCGCTCCTGACGGTGCTGTGTAGCCTGGTTCTCGGCGGCGCGATCGGCCTGGCACGCTGCTACGGGCCGGCTTGGCTGCGCTGGCCTCTGGTGTTCTACATCGACTCGATGCGTTCGGTGCCGGTATTCGTGGTGCTGGTCTGGACGTATTTCGCGCTGCCGCTGCTCACGGGCGTGATCCTGCCGCCGTTCTGGGCGGCGCTCGTCGCGTTGACGGCCCACATCGCCGCCTACGTGGCCGAGATCGTCCGCGCCGGCGTCGAGTCCATCCGCCCCGGCCAGTCGCGCGCCGCTTTCGCGCTCGGCATGTCGCGGTCGCAGGCGGTTCGCACCATCATCCTGCCGCAGGCGGTGGTGCGCATGCTGCCGGCTTTCGGCTCGATCCTGTCGATCACCATCAAGGACACGGCAATCGCCGCCGTGATCGCCGTGCCTGAGTATATGAACAAGTCGCAGACCGTCGCCGGTCAAAGCTTTCACCCGATCGAGGTCTTTCTCGTGGCGATGGCGGTCTATTTCATCATCCTGTTTCCCGTCACCCGCGTCGTCGACATGATCTACGCGCGGGTCGCTTATCTTGGCCGGTCATGAATTTCGATTGGTCCGTCGTTTGGCACAACGCCGACGCTTTGGTGGAAGGCACCAAGCTCACCGTTTTGCTCGCGGTGACAACGATGGCGATCTCCGTTCCCGGCGGCATCCTGCTCGCCGTGATGCGGCTGTCTAGCGCGCGCGTTCTGGTGGTCGCCAGTGCGAGTTTCACGGAGCTGTTCCGCAATCTGCCGCTGATCCTCGTGATCTACACGGTCTATTACGTGATGCCGGTCGCGACCGGCCTCAGCTTGCCGCCGGTCGTCACCGGCATCGTCGCGCTGAGCCTAAACGTTGCTGCCTATAATGGCGAGACGTTCCGCG contains:
- a CDS encoding amino acid ABC transporter permease, with translation MDLDFTPVLDSAWFLLGGLELTLALSLLTVLCSLVLGGAIGLARCYGPAWLRWPLVFYIDSMRSVPVFVVLVWTYFALPLLTGVILPPFWAALVALTAHIAAYVAEIVRAGVESIRPGQSRAAFALGMSRSQAVRTIILPQAVVRMLPAFGSILSITIKDTAIAAVIAVPEYMNKSQTVAGQSFHPIEVFLVAMAVYFIILFPVTRVVDMIYARVAYLGRS